From Pseudomonas sp. G.S.17, the proteins below share one genomic window:
- a CDS encoding CatB-related O-acetyltransferase, translated as MNFFKRALLDRKLKKALSKNKCRLDSGIKGLRRETELTLEHGVKLHQIKILSRKLTIGAYTDIVSGAELHDVSSIGRYCSIAKNVTIGQDRKSHPLSWLTSHSGLVGLRQQLGGIAPHHDGVKQTSIGHDVWIGMDVLILEGVTIGTGAVIGAQSLVNKDIPPYAIAVGSPAQVVRYRFDQDIIDGLLASQWWNLPAQQLAGLPIEDPQALLKQLNGSVAPASHPGQVVVRSKPFTVSHIDPQ; from the coding sequence ATGAATTTCTTCAAGCGAGCGCTGTTGGACAGAAAGCTGAAAAAGGCGCTTTCGAAGAACAAATGTCGTCTGGACAGCGGGATCAAAGGCCTGCGCCGTGAAACCGAGCTGACGCTGGAGCATGGCGTAAAGCTGCATCAGATCAAGATTCTGTCCCGCAAGCTGACCATCGGTGCCTACACCGATATCGTCAGCGGCGCCGAGCTGCACGACGTCTCCAGCATCGGGCGCTATTGCTCGATTGCCAAGAACGTGACCATCGGCCAGGACCGTAAATCCCATCCACTGAGCTGGCTGACATCCCACAGCGGGCTGGTCGGCCTGCGCCAGCAACTGGGCGGCATTGCGCCGCATCACGATGGCGTCAAGCAAACTTCCATTGGTCACGACGTGTGGATCGGCATGGATGTGCTGATTCTGGAAGGCGTGACCATCGGCACCGGCGCGGTGATTGGCGCGCAATCGCTGGTCAACAAGGACATTCCGCCTTACGCCATCGCCGTTGGTTCACCGGCTCAGGTGGTGCGCTATCGCTTCGATCAGGACATCATCGACGGCTTGCTGGCCAGCCAGTGGTGGAACCTGCCAGCGCAGCAGTTGGCCGGTTTGCCGATTGAAGACCCGCAGGCATTGCTCAAGCAACTGAACGGCAGCGTTGCGCCGGCCAGTCATCCGGGGCAGGTTGTGGTGCGCAGCAAGCCGTTCACGGTGAGCCATATCGATCCGCAGTGA
- a CDS encoding thioredoxin family protein, translated as MSTYPVAPHELDSHPVVSRQEWLTARKQHLIYEKAFTRQRDQLSAERRALPWVRIDKAYSFEGPNGRQSLSELFGNNSQLIIYHFMFGKDWEEGCTGCSFLTDHMDGANLHLAHHDISLVAVSHAPWQQFQAFKQRMGWKLNWVSSAGSDFNYDFGVSATAEQIADGSVTYNYEPSTDPFEELPGLSVFYKNPAGEIFHTYSTYARGLDILVGAYNYLDLTPKGRNEVQIMDWMRLHDRYDDQDPTAPQA; from the coding sequence ATGAGCACTTATCCAGTCGCCCCACACGAACTCGACAGCCACCCGGTCGTCTCTCGGCAAGAGTGGCTGACGGCGCGCAAACAGCATCTGATTTACGAGAAAGCCTTTACCCGCCAACGCGATCAACTCAGCGCCGAACGCCGCGCCCTGCCCTGGGTCAGGATCGACAAGGCGTACAGCTTTGAAGGTCCCAACGGCAGACAAAGCCTGAGCGAGCTGTTCGGCAATAACAGCCAGTTGATCATCTATCACTTCATGTTTGGCAAGGATTGGGAGGAAGGCTGCACGGGCTGCTCATTCCTGACCGATCACATGGACGGCGCCAACCTGCATCTGGCGCACCACGACATCAGCCTCGTCGCCGTTTCCCACGCGCCATGGCAGCAGTTTCAAGCGTTCAAGCAACGCATGGGCTGGAAGTTGAACTGGGTGTCATCGGCGGGCAGTGATTTCAACTATGACTTCGGGGTGTCCGCCACGGCCGAACAGATCGCCGACGGCAGCGTCACCTACAATTACGAGCCCTCCACCGACCCCTTCGAGGAACTGCCCGGCCTGAGCGTCTTCTACAAAAACCCGGCGGGGGAGATTTTCCACACGTACTCAACCTACGCCCGAGGTCTGGACATTCTCGTCGGCGCCTACAACTATCTGGACCTCACGCCCAAAGGCAGGAATGAGGTGCAAATCATGGACTGGATGCGCTTGCATGACCGTTATGACGACCAGGACCCGACGGCGCCCCAGGCTTAG
- a CDS encoding alpha/beta fold hydrolase, translating to MPYFSLARFKARWFAWSCMALLIVGLPVGCAVLQHTERELVFRIEPGTASWYSGLPAGVQEFELKAPDFGVAQNIHAWWWPANRKDAPAVLYLHGSRWNLTGQLFRIEQLRALGFSVLAIDYRGFGQSQGRLPSEATVYEDARVAWERLKLLQPDPRQRLIYGHSLGGAVAVDLAAELGRDTENGKEPVQARGLIIESTFTTLADVATAVANTSLPVRWLLSQKFDSIDKIAAIHMPLLIVHGTEDRYVPSRFSEELFAAAQEPKKLLLVPGGSHNNSMSLGRQAYGQAIQALFRASEAPAHAAKAPAGAEADNHAAG from the coding sequence ATGCCTTATTTTTCCCTGGCGCGCTTCAAGGCGCGCTGGTTCGCCTGGTCTTGCATGGCCCTGCTGATCGTCGGTCTGCCGGTGGGTTGTGCGGTGTTGCAACATACCGAGCGGGAACTGGTGTTTCGTATCGAACCGGGCACTGCCAGCTGGTACAGCGGACTGCCCGCCGGTGTGCAGGAGTTCGAGCTCAAGGCGCCGGACTTCGGCGTGGCGCAAAACATTCACGCCTGGTGGTGGCCCGCCAATCGCAAAGACGCGCCAGCGGTGCTGTATCTGCACGGCTCGCGCTGGAACCTCACGGGCCAGCTGTTTCGCATTGAGCAACTGCGCGCCCTGGGCTTCTCGGTGCTGGCCATCGACTATCGCGGTTTCGGCCAGAGCCAAGGGCGATTGCCCTCCGAGGCCACGGTTTACGAAGACGCACGCGTCGCTTGGGAACGCCTGAAACTGCTGCAACCGGACCCGCGACAGCGGCTTATTTACGGCCACTCATTGGGCGGCGCCGTGGCGGTGGATCTGGCCGCTGAACTGGGACGAGACACCGAGAATGGCAAAGAGCCCGTACAAGCCCGTGGCCTGATTATCGAATCCACCTTCACCACACTGGCCGATGTCGCCACCGCAGTGGCCAATACGTCGTTGCCGGTGCGCTGGTTGCTGTCGCAGAAATTCGACTCCATCGACAAGATCGCCGCTATCCATATGCCGTTGCTGATCGTCCACGGCACCGAGGACCGCTACGTGCCATCGCGATTCAGTGAAGAGCTGTTTGCGGCGGCCCAGGAGCCGAAGAAACTCCTGCTGGTGCCGGGCGGTTCGCATAACAACAGCATGAGCCTGGGAAGGCAGGCGTATGGGCAGGCGATTCAGGCGTTGTTCAGAGCCAGCGAGGCGCCAGCCCATGCAGCGAAAGCCCCGGCGGGTGCCGAGGCTGACAACCATGCCGCGGGCTGA